The sequence TGCCCAAAGCTTTGGGTGATGGCTATAGGACTGGATTGGCTGATACGTCTACCATCATGGCAAAGGAAGTAGATAAAATGTCCATTTCTACCCCATCACGATTGCCAATCGGCATCTGTTCAAGAGAAGTTACGCTGGGATTCAAGGATGTATCAATGAAGATTCATCCCGTACGCCAGCTTACCGCCTGTTTTGGGGAAGACTGAGGCTAGACCCCCCCGCGCGGCTGGCCATGAACCCCCTTTGCACCCACCCCGGTAAATCTGTGCCGACTGATCTGCGTGCTCCCCTCCAACTCAGGTTTTCAGGCTTCTGCAACCGTTCTCGGTTGTGGGGGTTGGTGCTGTTCAGTAGTGATGGGCTGGCCCTAGCGCTGTCCTGGAAATTGGCCGCCACCTTGAACCGCCCCTATTTACCTCTGCCCCCCCAGTTGGTGTGGTGGGATTGGCTAGGATTACCCAGTTTATTCTGGGTTTTTACAGCCATGACACTGGTGGTTCTAGCCTGGCATGGCTTTTATAGTTTGCCTGCCCAAGGAAAAAGCTACGTTCGAACCGGACAATTGGTGAGTCTCATGTACTTACTAGCCTTGGTGTTGCAGTACTTCTATGACCCCAAGTTAGACCCTCCGCGATCGCTATTTTTTACCGCCTGGGTCAGTAGTGTGGTGCTGATCGTTGGCATGCGGCTACTGACAACCCTGCTGCTGCGACAGTTGATGGGGACAGCGGTGAAAGTGTTTTTAATTGCCCCCGCAGAGCGATTGACACGACTGGCTAAAACTTTAAAGCGCCATCCCCACTATCAGGTGGTGGGAGCGGCCCTAGCGACAACGGTGAACACCCCGGCCACCCTTGAGGCAATTTTGGCGGCTGGGACAGAAGAGGTACTGGCGGAGCAATTGCCAGAAATGGAATTGGCGTCAAGTTTCTACTGGCAGTTGCGCCGCTTTGACATTACACTGCGCCTAGTACCTACTAGCTTAGATACGCTTTATCGCCGAGGGCTGTCAGAGATTTTTGCGGGGGTACCCACCCTGCGGATCACAGCTCCGTTCTTCAATGGCTGGGACTATCGCTTGAAGCGATTGATCGACTTTTTGGGGGCATTGGTGGCACTGCTACTCCTGTCGCCTTTGTTGATCGGGGTGGCGATCGCCATCAAACTCTCTTCCCCA comes from Neosynechococcus sphagnicola sy1 and encodes:
- a CDS encoding sugar transferase, whose protein sequence is MPTDLRAPLQLRFSGFCNRSRLWGLVLFSSDGLALALSWKLAATLNRPYLPLPPQLVWWDWLGLPSLFWVFTAMTLVVLAWHGFYSLPAQGKSYVRTGQLVSLMYLLALVLQYFYDPKLDPPRSLFFTAWVSSVVLIVGMRLLTTLLLRQLMGTAVKVFLIAPAERLTRLAKTLKRHPHYQVVGAALATTVNTPATLEAILAAGTEEVLAEQLPEMELASSFYWQLRRFDITLRLVPTSLDTLYRRGLSEIFAGVPTLRITAPFFNGWDYRLKRLIDFLGALVALLLLSPLLIGVAIAIKLSSPGAVFFCQERVGLHGKVFQMWKFRTMIPNASEWQTTLEKRNQTQDGIMFKIKDDPRIIPVGHFLRRTSIDELPQLFNVLLGQMSLVGPRPLPLRDVERFAPWHHIRHQVLPGITGLWQISGRSQIADFNEAARLDLYYIDNWSLNLDLEILLETVQIILFGQGAY